In Serratia marcescens subsp. marcescens ATCC 13880, a single genomic region encodes these proteins:
- a CDS encoding host cell division inhibitor Icd-like protein, translating to MRSIERPGASYGLPPRPALRYSPPAVAKSAAGRGNPCNLLATQHAPCVFFFVAAFVRSFFARWMLCYRSSQSMVAQAGLTSVRPVSSKAGISTPVWATTHKRGNFGGSNNQYLLEAATMATTLTPTHPTFCFLFAAVRRSALTASPRIVRTVADSERNARRRLSRDYVLSFAGRLPVKAAA from the coding sequence ATGCGATCGATTGAACGTCCGGGGGCGTCTTACGGCTTGCCCCCACGTCCGGCCCTGCGCTATAGTCCTCCCGCTGTCGCAAAATCGGCAGCCGGGCGTGGAAACCCGTGTAACTTACTGGCGACACAACACGCGCCATGCGTGTTTTTTTTCGTCGCAGCCTTTGTGCGCTCATTTTTTGCGCGGTGGATGTTATGCTACCGCAGCAGTCAATCAATGGTGGCTCAGGCGGGGCTGACTTCGGTCAGGCCGGTTTCCAGTAAGGCCGGTATTTCCACCCCCGTCTGGGCTACCACCCATAAGCGTGGAAACTTCGGTGGTAGCAATAACCAATACTTGCTGGAGGCTGCCACCATGGCTACGACCCTCACCCCGACTCACCCTACATTCTGCTTTTTGTTTGCGGCCGTACGCCGGTCTGCGCTGACCGCTTCACCGCGTATCGTGCGCACCGTGGCGGATAGCGAACGCAACGCCCGCCGTAGGCTTTCCCGTGATTACGTGTTGTCCTTTGCCGGTCGTCTGCCGGTTAAGGCGGCAGCATGA
- a CDS encoding DUF5375 family protein, with product MNTASCLPIEVRTAVFRRAVAQAYLDTCAFYRVSLGYTLDELQMTIALRLEGHFVRQHGAEDGMDMACTMLSDMVQPDILVAAPRLTAQGQKMMDELCCERLSASQNATVH from the coding sequence ATGAACACTGCATCCTGTTTACCGATTGAAGTCCGTACCGCCGTTTTCCGCCGCGCCGTGGCGCAGGCCTATCTGGACACCTGCGCCTTTTACCGGGTGAGCCTCGGGTACACGCTGGACGAGCTGCAGATGACGATTGCCCTGCGCCTGGAGGGACATTTTGTGCGGCAGCACGGCGCAGAGGATGGCATGGACATGGCGTGTACCATGCTGAGTGACATGGTGCAGCCGGACATTCTGGTGGCCGCACCGCGCCTGACCGCGCAGGGGCAAAAGATGATGGACGAGCTGTGCTGCGAGCGCCTGTCGGCATCGCAGAACGCCACCGTACACTGA
- a CDS encoding primase-helicase zinc-binding domain-containing protein has product MSAQFVSQTVRTATGQWPVILPALGIALQPNGKPQPCPTCGGKDRFRFDNQDGRGTWFCNQCGAGDGLNLVEKALSLSARAAAEQVAAVMGENANALPPAAEAGHSPQDKAEAQRKAARQAQALVAAAQPQTGNAYLSAKGWPEAETLTLQGQPLRVGGITFQPGDLLLPLHNAGGEVVNVQLINANGDKRMLAGGQVKAACHTLCGPDNAVIWLTEGYATGVTVHRLTGETVCVTLSANNLAAVAEQLRSHYPDARLLLAADNDRSGTGQTRAAEAATLTGGTPALPPTEGDWNDVYGREGAETTRAQLRAFSQPPQPSPFDTLSDADLKAMSTSEKAELLAEHYGNTLAVPPVGEELCRYTRGAWQVLPHRQLSREIAALFQKVRAPFSAAGINSILDTLKLMVPQMGDPARRLIGFRNGVFDTVSGQFGAHRQEHWLRTVNSVDYTPPRVGENLADHAPHFWQWLTRAAGGNHDKQERILAALFMVLANRYDWQLFLEVTGPGGSGKSVMAAIARLLAGSDNTTSATIDNLESARERASVVGYSLILLPDQEKWSGDGAGIKAITGGDAVAIDPKYRDAYAAHIPAVILAVNNNPMQFSDRSGGISRRRVILPFPEAIAPEERDPLLLAKITEELAVIVRHLMQRFANPNDARTLLQAQQSSAEALEIKRHADPLVDFCGYLTVLGTPEGMMIGNANITPPNPRRYLYHAYLSFMAARGYQHVMNLTAFGQAVPQTLKEYEHTLLKRRTKQGIQTNVVLSEECEADWLPKCGVV; this is encoded by the coding sequence ATGAGCGCTCAGTTCGTTTCCCAGACCGTACGCACCGCCACCGGCCAGTGGCCGGTGATACTCCCGGCCCTCGGCATTGCCTTGCAGCCAAACGGCAAGCCGCAGCCGTGCCCGACCTGTGGCGGTAAAGACCGCTTCCGTTTCGACAACCAGGACGGACGCGGCACCTGGTTCTGCAATCAGTGCGGGGCCGGTGACGGCCTCAACCTGGTGGAAAAGGCCCTGTCACTGTCTGCCCGGGCTGCTGCCGAACAGGTGGCCGCCGTGATGGGAGAAAACGCCAACGCTTTGCCACCGGCCGCTGAGGCCGGTCATTCACCACAAGACAAAGCCGAGGCCCAGCGCAAGGCCGCGCGACAGGCACAGGCTCTGGTGGCTGCCGCGCAACCTCAGACCGGCAATGCCTACCTGAGCGCCAAGGGCTGGCCGGAGGCAGAAACCCTGACCTTGCAGGGCCAGCCGCTGCGCGTCGGCGGTATCACCTTCCAGCCCGGTGACCTCTTGCTGCCGCTGCATAATGCCGGGGGAGAGGTGGTCAACGTGCAGCTGATTAACGCCAACGGGGACAAGCGCATGCTGGCAGGCGGGCAGGTGAAAGCCGCCTGCCACACCCTCTGCGGCCCGGACAACGCGGTTATCTGGCTCACCGAAGGCTACGCCACCGGCGTCACCGTGCATCGTCTGACCGGTGAGACGGTGTGCGTGACACTCAGCGCCAACAACCTGGCGGCGGTGGCGGAGCAGCTTCGCAGCCACTACCCGGATGCGCGGCTGCTGTTGGCGGCCGATAATGACCGCAGCGGCACCGGGCAGACCCGCGCCGCCGAGGCGGCCACACTCACCGGCGGTACCCCGGCACTGCCGCCCACGGAAGGCGACTGGAACGACGTTTATGGCCGGGAAGGAGCCGAGACCACGCGCGCCCAGCTCCGGGCGTTCAGCCAGCCGCCGCAGCCCAGCCCATTCGACACGCTGAGCGATGCTGACTTAAAAGCCATGAGCACCAGCGAGAAGGCCGAACTGCTGGCCGAGCACTACGGTAACACCCTGGCGGTGCCGCCGGTGGGGGAAGAGCTGTGCCGCTATACGCGTGGCGCCTGGCAGGTGCTGCCGCACCGGCAGCTGAGCCGGGAGATTGCCGCGCTGTTCCAGAAGGTGCGCGCGCCGTTCTCTGCCGCCGGTATCAACAGCATCCTGGACACCCTCAAGCTGATGGTGCCGCAGATGGGCGACCCGGCTCGCCGGTTGATAGGCTTTCGTAACGGGGTGTTTGATACCGTCAGCGGGCAGTTCGGTGCTCACCGTCAAGAACACTGGCTGCGCACCGTCAACAGCGTGGACTACACGCCGCCGCGCGTCGGGGAGAACCTGGCCGACCATGCACCGCATTTCTGGCAGTGGCTGACGCGGGCCGCCGGAGGCAATCACGACAAGCAGGAACGTATCCTCGCGGCGCTCTTTATGGTGCTGGCCAACCGCTACGACTGGCAACTGTTCCTCGAAGTGACCGGCCCCGGCGGCAGCGGCAAGAGCGTAATGGCCGCCATCGCCCGGCTGCTGGCAGGTAGTGACAACACCACCTCCGCCACCATCGACAACCTGGAGTCGGCGCGCGAACGGGCCAGCGTGGTGGGTTACTCGCTGATACTCCTGCCTGACCAGGAGAAGTGGAGCGGTGACGGCGCGGGCATCAAGGCCATCACCGGTGGCGATGCGGTCGCCATCGACCCGAAATACCGCGACGCCTACGCCGCCCACATCCCGGCAGTGATTTTGGCGGTGAACAACAACCCGATGCAGTTCAGCGACCGCAGCGGCGGCATCTCGCGCCGCCGGGTGATACTGCCATTCCCGGAGGCTATCGCCCCCGAAGAACGCGATCCGCTGCTGCTGGCGAAGATCACCGAAGAGCTGGCCGTGATTGTACGTCACCTGATGCAGCGCTTCGCCAACCCGAATGACGCTCGTACATTGCTCCAGGCACAGCAGAGTTCGGCGGAAGCCCTGGAAATCAAACGGCATGCCGATCCGCTGGTCGATTTTTGTGGTTACCTGACGGTGCTCGGCACCCCGGAAGGGATGATGATCGGCAACGCCAACATCACCCCGCCGAATCCGCGCCGCTACCTCTACCACGCTTACCTGTCGTTTATGGCCGCACGGGGCTATCAGCATGTGATGAACCTGACGGCGTTCGGCCAGGCGGTGCCGCAGACACTGAAAGAGTATGAGCATACGCTGCTGAAACGCCGCACCAAGCAGGGAATACAAACCAATGTGGTATTGAGTGAGGAGTGCGAGGCGGACTGGCTGCCTAAGTGCGGAGTGGTGTGA